Proteins encoded within one genomic window of Scheffersomyces stipitis CBS 6054 chromosome 3, complete sequence:
- a CDS encoding predicted protein (go_process intracellular signaling cascade), whose amino-acid sequence MQHARIFNSGGQSRRNHSGSSNVLSSQSLSKSNSMNSMSASQMSIQIGASRVTSSSSGNHFMNRNMRSTITVGKKHAPIEQQIHQTQTPNLTSTVQPNLKDPIPLTVWFHDLRTSDEDVIIDSNAIPGGVRNGQVYMLQSLETEDSKKLLFVINDRNIRDNNAAAQDDLQSSKFQISLISNPLQKLLDIPPRSLVQIKRIQNLAKVEADSVEIFIKDVNLSRDSMWNFSSTLVNSCVHIDKRLLFLNNRTGIVKYIYKNGRNVFSGYIGENTKVTFRSESAKLTVLVQLSREMWHFEENGEIMFHKLVNNLFPKMFKRWRDRNTHHAITIVLFTSMDLTDIPWTTLGQGERPNNRRDYFRVVVDQVNIFHWDKIMANLRLEFANFKRDIMLNQQDTNHYTMDGEPLPSVKGNILEAVNLGMTLANNRFINTDLKHSLNHYIVVTPGTGIYDVDYELMLETSKKMSTIDYGLDIICLSQPPLHVVPLFRFSKDGKVKHVVPNWCDISYYKDSNQSANSWIPRCKIYELQMMGVMENNMNQIRIDRFQVTQKAPTMIEAMDNYDNDLFKPVNHRKYIKENDEKAIDSYEIKEKNNSKFKPTTLKNANATLSLIFNNRTRLQPTELTPSNSSVLGTVTHSNGEALSTLYNLNKISDDRTISSLAPSISSTRSISSKRSMDILRKETHSPRLIKSDSLFKTETGASTPAEPRTTKSVERERKSRHLMKHYESENPTDIFWTEIENPSQEYRADTLLYPNVSRWSNAFPDKIRRRLVKWRSLQSPAALPITTSVFPSVKILETEYTFQIYNVLLNYENYLELETTHELMREMIQLRLLLGFQICFGDQVKKAESERKPAGNVESLIKYLPRHSSLGARIYMSLGDEIHRIYLDYNGNLNVQLYHKTVTNEENKITLGQAKLTNYFPLIRTRYADEYSTAKIDGINSKPKMYNWNQFDQYLAGYEDAMPDANKDFYKMKFVVMPAPIPKNAFYITNENLTDEEIRVEGLRKLIAMIEKGKYLKRKVTSKKEEILPEIVFYTGNLYDFLNEEAQNFDNTGNQAGLMIPESMRFNKSIKLSELAEELQTRSTGLPLVDRTWHFKRHLHCFLGSELVSWLLECFEDIQTRDEATSYGQSLMNKGLFKHVESRHGFLDGYYFYEFESEYIDKTYIESKKGWFGIKKTSSEKPDTDSNTPVYTRNNSDVESLSSPALPSQDPLDLKRITSTLITDSGASSLEGSRRRKKFILSRAVKYNVDSLGKSFRPEIVTVHYDRVHNPEHCYHIRLQWLSTTGRFIDEAITNWSRLCERHGLKLVETPWKELCNIPSISPFHSFVDIKLCVNPLVDPEFSDVKILRKNRFYYHLYFLKKFEFLLDNRSSLFFSKDSIEISYSWGKPSFQYAQYIHKNGTYIIELRDNGDFFLAPNNIHITRVNTTLTSIPDFDGSITTYNTNSQQVMLNFRSACQNEDYLKELFREAKSNWREEFPLDMMPTDLPQ is encoded by the exons ATGCAGCATGCGCGAATCTTCAACTCCGGGGGCCAGTCAAGGCGAAACCATTCTGGGTCCAGTAATGTCTTGAGCTCACAGTCGTTATCCAAGTCCAACTCCATGAACTCAATGTCTGCCAGCCAGATGAGTATTCAAATAGGAGCTTCCCGTGTaacgtcttcttcttctggtaaCCACTTTATGAATAGAAATATGAGAAGTACTATAACTGTAGGAAAGAAGCATGCaccaattgaacaacaaaTTCATCAGACTCAGACCCCCAACTTG ACGTCTACAGTCCAACCTAATCTTAAGGACCCTATCCCTCTAACAGTATGGTTTCATGATCTTAGAActtctgatgaagatgtaaTAATCGACTCCAATGCCATACCAGGAGGTGTGCGAAACGGACAAGTGTATATGTTACAGCTGTTGGAAACCGAAGATCTGAAAAAGTTGCTCTTCGTCATCAACGATCGAAACATAAGAGATAATAATGCCGCTGCGCAAGATGATTTACAATCG TCTAAGTTCCAGATTTCGTTGATATCTAATCCGTTACAAAAATTGTTGGATATTCCACCTCGTAGTTTAGTGCAGATCAAACGGATTCAGAACTTGGCTAAGGTTGAAGCTGATTCCGTAGAAATCTTTATCAAAGACGTCAACTTATCACGAGACTCTATGTGGaacttttcttccactTTGGTGAATTCGTGTGTACACATCGACAAAAGACTATTGTTCCTAAACAACAGGACAGGCATCGTAAAGTATATCTACAAGAATGGACGGAACGTCTTCTCGGGCTACATTGGTGAGAATACGAAAGTCACTTTCAGATCTGAAAGTGCAAAGCTCACCGTTTTGGTACAGTTGTCACGGGAAATGTGGcactttgaagaaaatggcgAAATTATGTTCCATAAGCTTGTAAACAACTTGTTTCCCAAGATGTTTAAAAGATGGAGAGATAGAAATACCCATCATGCAATCACAATAGTCTTGTTCACCAGCATGGATTTGACTGATATACCGTGGACAACTTTGGGTCAAGGTGAGAGACCCAATAACCGCAGAGACTACTTCAGAGTTGTCGTAGACCAGGTTAACATCTTTCACTGGGATAAGATTATGGCCAATTTGCGGTTGGAGTTTGCTAACTTCAAACGTGATATCATGTTGAATCAGCAAGATACAAACCACTACACTATGGATGGTGAACCTCTCCCTTCTGTGAAAGGAAACATATTGGAAGCAGTCAACTTGGGAATGACCTTGGCAAACAACAGATTCATTAACACTGATCTTAAGCATTCCTTGAACCATTATATCGTTGTAACTCCAGGAACAGGTATATATGATGTTGACTATGAGCTCATGCTTGAAACAAGCAAGAAGATGTCCACAATTGATTATGGATTGGACATCATTTGTTTGAGTCAACCTCCTCTTCATGTTGTCCCATTATTTCGTTTTTCCAAAGATGGCAAAGTAAAGCACGTCGTTCCTAACTGGTGTGATATTTCTTATTACAAAGATCTGAACCAGTCTGCAAATCTGTGGATCCCTCGTTGCAAGATTTATGAATTGCAAATGATGGGAGTCATGGAAAACAATATGAATCAGATCAGAATAGATCGCTTTCAAGTTACCCAAAAGGCTCCTACTATGATAGAAGCCATGGATAACTACGATAACGACCTTTTCAAACCGGTGAATCATagaaaatatataaagGAAAACGATGAAAAGGCAATAGACAGTTATGAAAtaaaggaaaagaacaattccaaattcaaacCCACAACCTTAAAAAATGCCAATGCGACCCTTTCGttgattttcaacaacagaacTCGATTGCAGCCTACCGAATTGACTCCCTCGAATTCATCGGTGTTGGGAACTGTTACACATAGCAATGGAGAGGCTTTGTCGACGTTGTACAATTTGAATAAGATTTCTGATGATCGCACTATTTCTTCCTTAGCCCCGCTGATTTCTAGCACCAGATCAATAAGTAGCAAAAGATCCATGGATATCttgagaaaagaaacaCATTCGCCTCGTTTGATTAAGAGTGATTCCTTATTCAAAACTGAGACAGGAGCTTCTACACCTGCAGAACCTAGGACAACGAAATCTGTTGAACGGGAACGTAAGTCTCGTCACCTTATGAAAC ATTACGAATCTGAGAATCCTACTGATATCTTCTGGACTGAGATTGAAAACCCTTCTCAGGAATACCGTGCAGATACACTTTTGTATCCCAATGTGAGTAGGTGGAGTAATGCTTTCCCAGATAAAATCAGACGTAGATTGGTGAAGTGGAGGTCATTGCAGTCTCCAGCCGCATTGCCTATTACAACCTCTGTATTTCCGTCTGTAAAGATATTAGAGACTGAGTACACGTTTCAAATTTACAATGTGTTGCTAAACTATGAAAACTACTTGGAACTTGAAACAACTCACGAATTGATGCGTGAAATGATTCAGTTGAGACTTCTTTTAGGTTTCCAAATTTGTTTTGGTGATCAAGTTAAAAAAGCTGAAAGTGAACGCAAGCCAGCTGGCAATGTGGAAAGCTTGATAAAGTATTTGCCAAGGCACAGCTCACTCGGAGCACGAATTTATATGTCTCTTGGAGATGAGATACATCGTATCTATCTTGACTACAACGGGAATTTAAATGTCCAATTGTATCATAAGACGGTGACtaatgaagaaaacaagatcaCTCTTGGCCAAGCCAAACTTACCAACTACTTTCCATTAATTAGAACTCGTTATGCTGATGAATACTCCACAGCGAAAATTGATGGTATCAATCTGAAACCAAAGATGTACAATTGGAACCAGTTCGACCAATATTTAGCTGGGTATGAAGATGCTATGCCAGATGCAAATAAGGATTTCTATAAAATGAAGTTCGTTGTAATGCCAGCACCTATTCCTAAGAACGCTTTCTATATTACCAATGAGAACTTGacagacgaagaaattcGTGTTGAAGGCTTAAGAAAGTTGATCGCTATGATTGAAAAAGGAAAGTATTTGAAGAGGAAGGTTACTTctaagaaagaagaaatattGCCTGAAATTGTATTCTACACTGGCAACTTGTACGACTTCTTGAATGAGGAGGCACAGAACTTTGACAATACTGGAAATCAGGCTGGACTTATGATTCCAGAGAGCATGAGATTCAATAAGAGTATTAAACTTTCTGAATTAGCAGAGGAATTGCAGACCCGGTCTACTGGTCTACCATTAGTTGATAGAACGTGGCATTTCAAGAGACATTTGCATTGTTTCTTAGGAAGTGAGTTGGTCTCGTGGTTATTGGAAtgttttgaagatattcaGACCAGGGACGAAGCCACAAGCTATGGTCAGTCGTTGATGAACAAGGGCTTGTTCAAGCATGTTGAACTGAGACATGGATTTTTGGATGGTTACTACTTCTATGAATTTGAAAGTGAGTACATCGACAAGACCTATATCGAGCTGAAGAAAGGCTGGTTtggaatcaagaagacttcttcagaaaagCCAGACACCGATTCCAATACTCCAGTGTATACGAGAAACAATTCCGATGTCGAATCACTCTCTTCACCAGCTTTGCCCCTGCAAGATCCGCttgatttgaaaagaataaCTAGTACCTTAATTACAGACTCTGGAGCATCTTCATTAGAaggaagtagaagaagaaagaagttcatCTTAAGCAGAGCCGTTAAGTACAATGTTGACAGTTTAGGTAAATCATTCAGACCCGAAATTGTTACCGTTCATTATGACAGAGTTCATAATCCAGAGCATTGTTATCATATCAGATTGCAATGGCTAAGTACCACGGGAAGGTTTATTGACGAAGCCATTACCAACTGGTCCAGATTGTGCGAGAGACATGGGTTGAAATTAGTGGAAACTCCTTGGAAAGAGCTATGTAATATTCCTCTGATCAGTCCGTTCCACTCCTTTGTCGATATCAAACTTTGCGTGAACCCTCTTGTTGATCCTGAATTCCTGGATGTGAAGATTCTCAGAAAGAATAGGTTTTACTATCACTTGTATTTCCTCAAGAAATTTGAATTCCTCTTGGATAACAGATcatctcttttctttctgaaaGATAGTATTGAAATCTCATACAGTTGGGGTAAACCTTCGTTTCAATATGCCCAATATATTCATAAAAATGGCACTTATATTATTGAGCTTCGTGACAATGGAGACTTTTTCCTTGCTCCCAATAATATCCATATCACCAGAGTGAATACTACACTCACATCAATTCCCGACTTTGACGGTAGCATCACGACGTACAATACAAATTCCCAACAGGTTATGTTGAACTTCAGGTCTGCTTGTCAGAATGAAGATtatttgaaagaattgtTCCGCGAAGCGAAAAGCAACTGGCGAGAAGAGTTTCCCTTGGATATGATGCCTACGGATCTTCCTCAGTAa
- a CDS encoding predicted protein (go_function molecular function unknown): protein MSDFKIKAGLAQMLKGGVIMDVVNAEQAKIAEQAGACAVMALERIPADMRKSGQVCRMSDPKMIREIMEAVSIPVMAKVRIGHTVEAQILEALSIDYIDESEVLTPADKINHIAKSNYKVPFVCGAKDLGEALRRINEGAAMIRTKGEAGTGDVSEAVKHITIIKKEIEDAAALKSEEEIAAYAKQLRVPVALLKEVLELKKLPVVNFAAGGVATPADAALLMQLGCDGVFVGSGIFKANNPAKLAKAIVNATTNYDDPAKILEYSTDLGELMAGVSIDSIRDNERLSQRGW from the coding sequence ATGTCTGACTTTAAGATCAAGGCCGGTTTGGCCCAAATGTTGAAGGGTGGTGTCATCATGGACGTCGTCAATGCCGAACAAGCCAAAATCGCCGAACAGGCTGGAGCTTGTGCCGTCATGGCCCTTGAAAGAATCCCTGCCGACATGAGAAAGTCCGGCCAGGTGTGCAGAATGTCGGACCCAAAGATGATCAGAGAGATTATGGAGGCTGTTTCCATCCCTGTCATGGCCAAGGTCAGAATCGGCCACACCGTAGAAGCTCAAATCTTAGAAGCCTTGTCCATTGACTACATTGACGAAAGTGAAGTCTTGACTCCAGCCGACAAGATCAACCACATCGCCAAGTCCAACTACAAGGTTCCATTTGTGTGTGGAGCTAAGGACTTGGGCGAAGCCTTGAGAAGAATCAACGAAGGTGCTGCTATGATCAGAACCAAGGGCGAAGCCGGTACCGGAGACGTCTCTGAAGCCGTCAAGCATATCACAATCATCAAAAAAGAGATCGAGGATGCTGCAGCCTTGAAGagcgaagaagaaatcgcTGCTTACGCCAAGCAATTGAGAGTGCCTGTGGCTCTTTTGAAGGAAGtattggagttgaaaaagTTGCCTGTTGTCAACTTCGCTGCTGGTGGTGTAGCTACTCCAGCCGACGCTGCTTTGTTGATGCAATTGGGCTGTGACGGGGTCTTTGTTGGATCTGGTATCTTCAAGGCCAACAACCCAGCCAAGTTGGCTAAGGCAATTGTCAACGCAACCACTAACTACGACGACCCagccaagatcttggaataCTCTACAGACTTGGGTGAGTTGATGGCTGGTGTTAGCATCGACTCTATCAGAGACAATGAAAGATTGTCCCAGAGAGGATGGTAA
- the PUT4.1 gene encoding Proline-specific permease (Proline transport protein) (go_component membrane~go_process transport): MSLDKKDPGSVIDVEKIGSVDRHYVSTGFDDFNDKLDPEKYGQTKRKLSSRHVSLMIIGQSIGTGLFIGLASPLMTSGSLSLFIGFLFWAILMIWPLMQAVGEMCSYLPIKGSFLHYCARWVDPALGFACTLIYLYTSLMFICLEAVAVASVIGYWTDISNAVWITITIVSYFFFNIFGVNWYGEIEFFSSMLKVLLIVGLMFFSLISMCGGNPKGDAYGFQHWKEGGLFKSYLVPGSTGQFLGWWNVLIYAAFSCGGPDLLGLIAGEVSLPRKNIGLAAKRSYIRIYLFYFGGIFFMNSLCSSINPDLVNAREAGAVGAGGSPWVIGIRAVGVHGLDSLVNACIMASAWSCGNGFFYGATRTAYSASLAGYLPRFFSKCTKNGAPIYCVMFCSAVSCLAYMSVSTSSATVFNWFINLSTTGLLCTYICMWWCYFKFRKALPAQGIDIKSSSYIYYLSPKFVYPYMSYFGLFINILVLFFNGFWIFFPGQFSAANLLTSYFAPVFFIALFLFWKVFKKTHFRSDTEADITTGKEEIDEEEEIEKEYYANHPRKEGIIFKIWYKIADWCFN; the protein is encoded by the coding sequence ATGTCACTTGATAAGAAAGACCCTGGTTCGGTCATTGATGTGGAGAAGATAGGCTCCGTCGATAGACATTATGTTTCTACCGGATTCGATGATTTCAACGATAAACTCGATCCTGAAAAGTATGGTcaaacaaagagaaaattATCTTCCAGACATGTCAGTTTAATGATCATTGGGCAGAGTATAGGGACAGGGTTGTTCATCGGTCTTGCACTGCCGCTTATGACGTCGGGGTCGCTCTCTTTGTTCATAGGGTTCTTATTCTGGGCCATTCTCATGATCTGGCCGTTGATGCAAGCTGTTGGCGAAATGTGCTCATACTTGCCCATTAAGGGTAGTTTCTTGCACTACTGCGCCAGATGGGTAGACCCAGCTTTGGGCTTTGCTTGTACCTTAATCTATTTGTACACTTCGTTGATGTTCATTTGTCTTGAAGCAGTTGCCGTGGCGTCAGTCATTGGATACTGGACTGATATCAGCAACGCAGTGTGGATAACAATCACCATTGTGTcctacttcttcttcaacatatTTGGTGTCAACTGGTACGGTGAAATCGAGTTCTTCTCATCTATGCTTAAGGTATTGTTGATCGTAGGCTTGATGTTTTTTTCCTTGATTTCCATGTGTGGTGGAAACCCTAAGGGAGACGCCTATGGTTTCCAGCACTGGAAGGAAGGAGGACTTTTCAAGTCGTATCTCGTTCCTGGCTCAACTGGTCAATTTTTGGGTTGGTGGAATGTTCTCATCTACGCTGCTTTCTCCTGTGGTGGTCCAGATCTTTTGGGCTTGATTGCCGGTGAAGTTTCGTTGCCCAGAAAGAACATTGGTTTGGCTGCTAAGAGATCTTACATTCGTATCTATCTTTTCTACTTCGGTGggatcttcttcatgaaCAGTTTGTGTTCTTCCATCAACCCAGACTTGGTCAATGCCAGAGAAGCCGGTGCTGTAGGTGCTGGTGGCTCTCCTTGGGTCATTGGAATCAGAGCTGTTGGAGTTCATGGACTTGATTCCTTGGTCAATGCCTGTATTATGGCCTCAGCCTGGTCCTGTGGAAATGGGTTCTTCTACGGTGCCACCAGAACTGCTTACAGTGCCTCTTTGGCTGGTTACCTTCCTAGATTCTTTTCTAAGTGTACAAAGAACGGGGCTCCCATCTACTGTGTCATGTTTTGTTCTGCTGTGTCATGTTTGGCCTACATGAGTGtgtctacttcttctgctacagtgttcaactggttcattAACttatcaacaactggtTTGTTGTGTACTTATATCTGCATGTGGTGGTGCtatttcaagttcagaaAGGCATTGCCTGCCCAGGGCATCGACATCAAGAGCAGCTCCTACATCTACTATCTTTCGCCAAAGTTTGTCTACCCATACATGTCTTACTTTGGacttttcatcaacattttggtgttgttcttcaacgggttctggatattcttccCTGGCCAATTCTCGGCTGCAAACTTGTTGACATCGTACTTTGCCCCAGTATTCTTTATTGCattattcttgttctggaaggttttcaagaagaccCACTTCAGAAGTGACACGGAAGCTGATATCACCACTGGTAAGGAAGAGATcgacgaagaggaagaaatagaaaaggAATATTACGCCAACCATCCCCGCAAGGAGGgtatcattttcaagatctggTACAAGATCGCCGACTGGTGCTTCAACTAG
- the HOM6 gene encoding homoserine dehydrogenase (go_function homoserine dehydrogenase activity~go_process amino acid biosynthesis): MSKSVNVAIIGSGVVGSAFISQLNGLKTAIKYNVVYLAKTSSEALYSSDYQSVDLSSYKTSATKPTLGLDELLKFLQGAKKATILVDNTSNASIADYYPTFIKAGISIATPNKKAFSSDLKTWNEIFANSAVPGAGLVAHEATVGAGLPIIGPLRDLITTGDKVDKIEGIFSGTLSYIFNEFSTTEKSDVKFSDVVKVAKKLGYTEPDPRDDLNGLDVARKVTILARISGFEVESPTSFPVESLIPKELEGIESAAEFLEKLPNYDADIQKIKDEAFAENKTLRFVGQVDFKANKVSVGIGKYPFDHPFSALKGSDNVISIKTERYPNPLIVQGAGAGSEVTAHGVLADTIKIAERIAN; encoded by the coding sequence ATGTCCAAGTCCGTCAATGTTGCCATCATTGGTTCTGGTGTTGTTGGTTCTGCCTTCATTAGTCAATTAAATGGATTGAAAACAGCTATCAAGTACAACGTAGTATACTTAGCCAAAACGTCTCTGGAAGCTCTCTATTCTTCTGACTACCAGTCTGTCGATTTGAGTTCCTACAAGACTTCTGCTACTAAACCTACCTTGGGATTAGACGAATTGCTCAAGTTCTTGCAAGGAGCCAAGAAAGCAACCATCTTGGTGGATAACACATCTAATGCCTCTATTGCTGACTACTATCCTACTTTCATAAAGGCAGGGATCTCTATTGCTACACCTAACAAAAAGGCCTTCTCTTCTGATCTTAAGACTTGGAACGAGATTTTCGCCAATTCTGCAGTTCCTGGAGCAGGTTTGGTAGCCCACGAAGCTACTGTTGGTGCTGGTTTGCCTATTATTGGTCCTTTGAGAGACTTGATCACCACTGGAGACAAAGTCGACAAGATCGAAGGTATTTTCTCGGGAACTCTTTCATACATTTTCAACGAGTTCTCAACCACCGAAAAATCAGAtgtcaaattttcagaCGTGGTCAAGGTTGCTAAGAAATTGGGTTACACTGAGCCAGACCCTAGAGATGACTTGAACGGTTTGGATGTCGCCAGAAAGGTGACTATCTTGGCCAGAATTTCGGGCTTTGAAGTCGAGTCGCCAACTTCGTTCCCAGTAGAATCATTGATTCcaaaggaattggaaggCATTGAAAGTGCTGCtgagttcttggaaaagttgcCTAACTATGATGCCGATATCCAAAAGATCAAGGACGAAGCCTTTGCAGAAAACAAGACATTGAGATTCGTAGGACAAGTAGATTTCAAGGCCAACAAGGTTTCGGTTGGTATTGGCAAATACCCATTCGACCACCCATTCTCTGCTTTGAAGGGCTCTGATAACGTCATTTCCATCAAGACGGAAAGATATCCAAACCCATTGATCGTTCAAGGCGCTGGTGCCGGTTCTGAAGTCACTGCACACGGTGTTTTAGCCGATACAATCAAGATTGCTGAGAGAATCGCGAACTAA
- a CDS encoding predicted protein has translation MTTSTEITLGVLALQGAFREHIEYFQKVIESHPQEYSKFTFTFIEVKTEDQLRRCDSLVIPGGESTSISLIAERTNLLQPLMDYVKSENPIWGTCAGLIFLSKQLKNGRVGQKLLGGLNVEVTRNAFGRQLDSFESPLDFSSFIPDCHAFPTVFIRAPVITELLHDGPTESKSESDSIFYSQNNYNNKAPIEVLHSLKNHGKIDHELIVAVRQGHILGTSFHPELATDDYRFHKWYIDEFVVKSKNKSTDI, from the coding sequence ATGACTACATCCACAGAAATCACTCTTGGGGTTCTTGCGCTCCAGGGAGCCTTCAGGGAACACATTGAATACTTCCAGAAGGTCATAGAGTCGCATCCTCAGGAGTACAGCAAGTTTACCTTCACGTTCATCGAGGTCAAGACCGAAGACCAGCTCCGGAGATGTGATTCGTTGGTCATTCCAGGAGGCGAGAGCACCTCCATCTCTCTCATTGCCGAGAGGACCAACTTGTTGCAGCCTTTGATGGACTACGTCAAGCTGGAAAATCCTATCTGGGGAACCTGTGCTGGTTTGATCTTTTTGTCGaagcagttgaagaatggcCGTGTAGGACAAAAGTTGTTGGGAGGCCTCAATGTAGAAGTCACTAGAAACGCCTTTGGCAGACAGCTAGACTCTTTTGAGTCTCCATTAGACTTCAGCCTGTTTATCCCAGATTGCCATGCATTTCCGACTGTATTTATACGTGCACCTGTAATCACAGAATTGTTGCACGATGGACCTACAGAGTCTAAGTCTGAATCAGACTCAATATTCTATTCACAAAATAATTACAATAACAAGGCACCTATAGAGGTATTGCACAGCTTGAAGAACCATGGCAAAATCGACCACGAGCTTATTGTAGCTGTCAGACAAGGGCACATCTTGGGAACCTCGTTCCATCCGGAGTTGGCTACCGATGATTATCGTTTCCATAAATGGTACATTGATGAGTTTGTagtgaaatcaaaaaataAGAGCACAGATATATAA
- a CDS encoding predicted protein (go_component membrane~go_process transport): protein MSSPEKDASQVAVDQKSVGSVVEFKDPAQLEKRFSLWSTCALQYSLICSPLALGTFLSTVIGVGGSPVLIYGFILSATMSLIICCSLAELASAYPHSSAQVHWTYCLAPKAYKRVLSFASGILSCAGWIFACISSTYVASMFILALAQIYHPDYVPKNWHYYLVYVAIIVAGYLINVFFVVILPYMIDVLVAIINFATLFVIITLLIKSDPKQSAKFVFKNIINETGWSSNGVVFFLGLLPSIASVCLFDGAAHMTDEIAEPERNIPLVMVISNSVSAVVALFAAIVYMFCIVSMDNLSVPLGGQPIVQLMYDSFSSKTLTTIGVLCFIFTFVGSSFTYYTSTSRLIWSFSKSKGLPFGTYFGRVSQTLKTPVYALTFVTLICAILGTMIMGSSTALYAVLGSAMVCVNLSYVPPIMCLLTRSKFSMSPYVRFDNQDSSVAAVLKEGKSLPYFSLGKLGMPLNIISVLWICFIMIWLNFPIYYPVSTASMNYACVVLGCTGIFGLAVWLFYSAKHFDHDVDSKHIL from the coding sequence ATGTCTTCCCCAGAAAAGGATGCCTCGCAAGTGGCTGTAGACCAAAAGTCTGTAGGCTCAGTAGTCGAGTTCAAAGACCCAGCTCAGCTTGAGAAACGTTTCAGTCTCTGGAGCACTTGCGCTTTGCAATACTCATTGATCTGCTCTCCTTTGGCATTAGGAACTTTCTTAAGTACTGTCATTGGGGTCGGTGGGTCCCCGGTGTTGATATACGGATTCATTCTCTCAGCTACTATGAGTTTGATCATCTGCTGTTCATTGGCAGAATTGGCTTCCGCATATCCTCATTCTTCAGCTCAGGTCCATTGGACATACTGTTTGGCTCCCAAAGCGTATAAGAGAGTGTTGTCGTTTGCTTCAGGTATTCTCTCGTGTGCTGGTTGGATCTTTGCTTGCATCAGCTCTACATATGTTGCATCCATGTTTATTCTTGCTTTGGCTCAGATATACCATCCGGATTACGTTCCTAAAAACTGGCATTACTACCTTGTATATGTTGCAATTATTGTAGCAGGGTACCTCATCAACGTattcttcgtcgtcatcttGCCATACATGATTGACGTGTTGGTTGccatcatcaactttgCTACTCTTTTTGTCATCATCACTTTACTTATAAAGTCTGATCCTAAGCAGTCCGCGAAATTCGtgttcaagaatatcaTCAACGAAACAGGCTGGTCCTCTAATGGGGtggtattcttcttgggacttcttccaagtattGCCAGTGTATGTTTGTTTGATGGGGCTGCTCATATGACTGACGAAATTGCCGAACCAGAAAGAAATATTCCTTTGGTCATGGTGATTTCCAACAGTGTTTCTGCAGTGGTTGcacttttcgcagccattgtCTACATGTTCTGCATTGTTAGTATGGACAACCTCAGTGTCCCATTAGGTGGGCAACCAATTGTTCAGTTGATGTATGATTCTTTCAGTTCTAAGACTCTCACTACCATTGGTGTCTTGTGCTTCATTTTTACCTTTGTAGGTTCCTCCTTCACTTACTACACTTCCACTTCTAGACTTATCTGGTCATTTTCAAAGTCCAAGGGTCTTCCTTTTGGAACTTACTTTGGAAGAGTATCGCAAACTCTCAAGACTCCAGTATATGCCTTGACGTTTGTAACTCTAATCTGTGCCATCCTAGGTACTATGATCATGGGATCTTCTACGGCATTGTATGCTGTGCTTGGTTCAGCCATGGTCTGTGTCAATCTCTCCTATGTTCCACCAATAATGTGCTTATTGACAAGATCCAAGTTCTCGATGTCTCCCTACGTTAGGTTTGACAACCAGGATAGTCTGGTCGCAGCTGTCTtgaaagaaggaaagagTTTGCCCTACTTCTCCTTGGGTAAGCTCGGTATGCCTTTAAACATCATCTCTGTGTTGTGGATCTGCTTTATCATGATATGGTTGAACTTTCCCATCTACTATCCTGTGAGCACTGCCAGTATGAACTACGCCTGCGTCGTCTTGGGCTGCACTGGTATCTTTGGTCTTGCCGTGTGGTTATTCTATTCAGCCAAGCACTTTGATCATGACGTGGACTCCAAACATATACTTTAG